From Actinosynnema mirum DSM 43827, a single genomic window includes:
- a CDS encoding hemolysin family protein produces the protein MSDGWLLVMTFVLLGCNAFFVGAEFALISARRDRLESMVERGVARAALVIKASREVSLMLAGAQLGITICSLLLGRLGEPAVAHLIEGALHPLSIPPVVLHGVSFAIAMMLVVVAHILLGEMVPKNLAIANPERLAIWLVPVHVAFIKVVRPFISLFNIAANGVLRLMKVEPKDELESAYTSDELSLLISQSRQEGLLEDSEHRRLAQTLSSAERTVADVLVPLDRVTSLSARPTMAEIESAVAETGFSRFPVRSTDDLVGYLHVKDVLDLAEAGEGATVPSGRVRGLPEVPVGARLDEALASLRRSQSHLAKAVGPDGATRGVVALEDLVEEYVGTVRDGTHVRREV, from the coding sequence GTGAGCGACGGCTGGCTGCTGGTCATGACGTTCGTCCTGCTCGGGTGCAACGCGTTCTTCGTCGGCGCGGAGTTCGCGCTGATCAGCGCCCGTCGGGACCGGTTGGAGAGCATGGTGGAGCGCGGGGTGGCCCGCGCCGCGCTGGTGATCAAGGCCAGTCGCGAGGTGTCGCTGATGCTGGCGGGCGCGCAGCTGGGCATCACGATCTGCTCGCTGCTGCTGGGCCGCCTCGGCGAGCCCGCGGTGGCGCACCTGATCGAGGGCGCGCTGCACCCGCTGTCGATCCCGCCGGTGGTGCTGCACGGGGTGTCGTTCGCGATCGCCATGATGCTGGTGGTGGTGGCGCACATCCTGCTGGGCGAGATGGTGCCGAAGAACCTGGCTATCGCGAACCCGGAGCGGCTGGCGATCTGGCTGGTGCCGGTGCACGTGGCGTTCATCAAGGTCGTCCGGCCGTTCATCAGCCTGTTCAACATCGCGGCCAACGGGGTGCTGAGGTTGATGAAGGTGGAGCCGAAGGACGAGCTGGAGTCGGCGTACACCTCGGACGAGCTGTCGCTGCTGATCTCGCAGTCGCGGCAGGAGGGGTTGCTGGAGGACTCCGAGCACCGGAGGTTGGCGCAGACGCTGTCGTCGGCGGAGCGGACGGTGGCGGACGTGCTGGTGCCGCTGGACCGGGTGACGTCGCTGTCGGCGCGGCCGACGATGGCCGAGATCGAGTCGGCGGTGGCGGAGACCGGGTTCTCCCGGTTCCCGGTGCGGTCGACCGATGACCTGGTCGGGTACCTGCACGTGAAGGACGTGCTGGACCTGGCCGAGGCCGGTGAGGGCGCGACTGTTCCTTCGGGGCGGGTGCGCGGGTTGCCGGAGGTGCCGGTGGGCGCGCGGTTGGACGAGGCGCTGGCGTCGCTGCGGCGCTCGCAGAGCCACCTGGCGAAGGCCGTCGGGCCGGACGGCGCAACCCGTGGCGTCGTGGCCCTGGAGGACCTGGTGGAGGAGTACGTGGGAACCGTCCGCGACGGGACGCACGTGCGCCGCGAGGTGTGA
- a CDS encoding hemolysin family protein, which translates to MTGILLSVLGLLAVVALTAGTFIAVAAEFSLTALERSTVESHVAHVGDAKAKAVDKAHRSLSFQLSGAQLAITFTTLITGYIAEPAIAQLLSPGLTAVGVPTSVAAPISLAIALALATTLSMVFGELVPKNLAISRPLETARAVAGLQAGFSSVFRWLINGMNGAANWMVRRLGVEPAEELASARSPQELGALVRSSAEHGTIDEGTAALLGRSLRFGDRTAGELMTPRVRVESLRADATVLDLVAKARETGKSRFPVHSGDLDEVRGIVHVKQAFSVPRERRATTPLSALTRPVQTVPETLEGDALLDRLRASGLQTALVVDEYGGTAGLVTLEDVVEEIVGDVRDEHDRRESAPVRALGGDSWMVSGLLRDDEVAEATGFRMPEGDYETLAGLVLSELGRIPDVGDEVHLDGWRITVMQMEKHRVAELRVAKVESAETGVSR; encoded by the coding sequence GTGACTGGAATCCTGCTGAGCGTGCTCGGCCTGCTGGCCGTCGTGGCGCTGACCGCGGGCACGTTCATCGCGGTCGCGGCGGAGTTCTCGCTGACCGCGCTGGAGCGGAGCACAGTCGAATCGCACGTCGCCCACGTGGGCGACGCCAAGGCCAAGGCCGTCGACAAGGCCCACCGGTCCCTGTCGTTCCAGCTCTCCGGAGCCCAGCTGGCCATCACGTTCACCACCCTGATCACCGGCTACATCGCCGAACCGGCCATCGCGCAGCTGCTGTCGCCGGGTCTGACGGCGGTGGGGGTCCCCACGTCCGTCGCGGCCCCGATCTCGCTGGCCATCGCGCTGGCGCTGGCCACGACGCTGTCGATGGTGTTCGGCGAGCTGGTCCCGAAGAACCTGGCGATCTCCAGACCGCTGGAGACGGCGCGCGCCGTCGCGGGGTTGCAGGCCGGGTTCTCGTCGGTCTTCCGCTGGTTGATCAACGGCATGAACGGCGCGGCGAACTGGATGGTGCGCAGGCTCGGCGTCGAGCCCGCGGAGGAGCTGGCCTCGGCCCGCTCGCCGCAGGAGCTGGGCGCGCTGGTCCGCTCCAGCGCCGAGCACGGCACGATCGACGAGGGCACGGCCGCCCTGCTGGGCCGGTCGCTGCGCTTCGGCGACCGCACGGCGGGCGAGCTGATGACCCCGCGCGTGCGGGTGGAGTCGCTGCGCGCCGACGCGACCGTGCTCGACCTGGTCGCCAAGGCCCGCGAGACGGGCAAGTCCCGCTTCCCGGTGCACTCGGGCGACCTGGACGAGGTGCGCGGCATCGTGCACGTCAAGCAGGCGTTCAGCGTGCCGCGCGAGCGCCGGGCGACCACGCCGCTGTCGGCGCTGACCAGGCCGGTGCAGACGGTGCCGGAGACCCTGGAGGGCGACGCGCTGCTGGACCGGCTGCGCGCGTCCGGGTTGCAGACCGCGCTGGTCGTCGACGAGTACGGCGGCACGGCCGGGCTGGTCACCCTGGAGGACGTGGTGGAGGAGATCGTCGGCGACGTGCGCGACGAGCACGACCGCCGCGAGTCCGCGCCGGTGCGCGCGCTGGGCGGGGACAGCTGGATGGTCTCCGGTCTGCTGCGCGACGACGAGGTGGCCGAGGCGACCGGGTTCCGGATGCCCGAGGGCGACTACGAGACCCTCGCGGGGCTGGTGCTGTCCGAGCTGGGGCGCATCCCGGACGTCGGTGACGAGGTTCACCTGGACGGGTGGCGGATCACCGTGATGCAGATGGAGAAGCACCGGGTGGCCGAGCTGCGGGTGGCCAAGGTCGAGTCGGCCGAGACGGGGGTGTCCCGGTGA
- a CDS encoding protein kinase domain-containing protein: MAGSRGGGRAVEEHGPLPERAGAVLGAGSAEGLAAIHEHVVHRDLKAGDVLLSRSGPRIIDFGVARALDGSPATTRATPPKPTDDQPATGLVLGLLAASSPSSPPTGSCPR, from the coding sequence CTGGCCGGGAGCCGAGGCGGCGGGCGCGCCGTCGAGGAGCACGGGCCGCTGCCCGAGCGGGCGGGCGCGGTGCTCGGGGCCGGGTCGGCCGAGGGGTTGGCGGCGATCCACGAGCACGTCGTGCACCGGGACCTGAAAGCGGGGGACGTGCTGCTCTCCCGCAGCGGCCCGCGCATCATCGACTTCGGCGTCGCCCGCGCGCTGGACGGCTCCCCCGCGACCACGCGCGCCACCCCGCCGAAGCCGACCGACGACCAACCCGCCACCGGGCTCGTCCTCGGCCTCCTGGCGGCCTCCTCGCCCTCCTCGCCGCCAACGGGAAGCTGCCCGAGGTGA
- a CDS encoding substrate-binding domain-containing protein, translating into MSRHRTLRTKVRRGIAGWPITIIGVVALLVLGWFGWRWIGDVVDQRAAVQAGDCNEGPATLKVAATPSVADAVRQVAQAWSAQRPVVYDHCIGVEVLASDSEVVLEGLTNTWDEEKLGSRPHAWVTDSAVWANRLAAQRQSMIGSPPESIATSPVVLAMPQEAADAVQAGPGFRWTDLTAMTSSATGWDRFGKAGWGAFKVAMPDPAVNPGTAMALEAALAGAGADPTGPVTADLLAQEPVKQAMAKLVAARPEQTTTSTWQAMAVLAANPAVGSVGFSAVPALEVDLYRHNTGAEDNRPAPATPLAGVAAQGVTPVADFPFTALSGEWVNEAQARAAQAFRTFLKAPEQRATLAAAGLRVEGVTERPSPAPGIAWAEVTEQLKPADAAATQQVAGAWATADNGQVVTVLVDTSKTMGEDGGDGRTRLEWVREALTGQANRAVSGSLGLWEFATGADGDKAYRELVPTGSVGAQRQSLLDAVGRLKPRGDDRPFTALIAAYEDVLADHRDGKRNRIVVITDGGADGDLSPADAKAHLEGLKVAGKDVGISVVALGGGADGPGLFQDITKAFGGGTVSVVEDGSGVDAALGQVLAGR; encoded by the coding sequence ATGTCTCGACACCGCACGCTGCGGACCAAGGTGCGGCGCGGCATCGCCGGGTGGCCCATCACCATCATCGGCGTCGTGGCGCTGCTGGTGCTCGGCTGGTTCGGCTGGCGGTGGATCGGCGACGTGGTCGACCAGCGCGCGGCCGTGCAGGCCGGGGACTGCAACGAGGGCCCGGCGACGTTGAAGGTCGCCGCGACCCCCAGCGTGGCGGACGCGGTGCGGCAGGTCGCGCAGGCGTGGAGCGCGCAGCGGCCCGTGGTGTACGACCACTGCATCGGCGTCGAGGTCCTCGCCAGCGACTCCGAGGTGGTCCTGGAGGGCCTGACGAACACCTGGGACGAGGAGAAGCTCGGTTCCCGGCCGCACGCGTGGGTCACCGACTCGGCGGTGTGGGCGAACCGGCTGGCCGCGCAGCGCCAGTCCATGATCGGGTCCCCGCCGGAGTCGATCGCGACCAGCCCGGTGGTGCTGGCCATGCCGCAGGAGGCGGCGGACGCGGTGCAGGCCGGGCCGGGGTTCCGGTGGACGGACCTGACCGCGATGACCTCGTCGGCGACCGGCTGGGACCGGTTCGGCAAGGCCGGGTGGGGGGCGTTCAAGGTCGCCATGCCCGACCCGGCGGTCAACCCCGGCACGGCCATGGCGCTGGAGGCGGCGCTCGCGGGCGCGGGCGCCGACCCGACGGGGCCGGTGACGGCGGACCTGCTGGCGCAGGAGCCGGTGAAGCAGGCGATGGCGAAGCTGGTCGCGGCGCGCCCGGAGCAGACGACGACCAGCACGTGGCAGGCCATGGCGGTGCTCGCGGCGAACCCGGCGGTCGGCTCGGTCGGGTTCAGCGCGGTGCCCGCGCTGGAGGTCGACCTGTACCGGCACAACACCGGCGCGGAGGACAACCGCCCGGCCCCGGCGACGCCGCTGGCGGGGGTGGCCGCGCAGGGCGTGACGCCGGTGGCGGACTTCCCGTTCACCGCGCTGTCGGGTGAGTGGGTGAACGAGGCGCAGGCGCGGGCCGCGCAGGCGTTCCGGACCTTCCTGAAGGCCCCCGAGCAGCGGGCGACGCTGGCGGCGGCGGGACTGCGGGTGGAGGGCGTGACCGAGCGGCCGAGCCCGGCGCCCGGCATCGCGTGGGCCGAGGTGACCGAGCAGCTCAAGCCCGCCGACGCGGCGGCGACGCAGCAGGTGGCGGGCGCGTGGGCGACCGCCGACAACGGGCAGGTCGTGACCGTGCTGGTGGACACCTCGAAGACGATGGGCGAGGACGGCGGCGACGGGCGCACCCGGCTGGAGTGGGTGCGGGAGGCGCTGACCGGGCAGGCGAACCGGGCGGTGTCCGGGTCGCTCGGGCTGTGGGAGTTCGCGACCGGGGCCGACGGGGACAAGGCGTACCGGGAGCTGGTGCCGACCGGGTCGGTGGGGGCTCAGCGGCAGTCGCTGCTGGACGCGGTGGGACGGCTCAAGCCGCGCGGCGACGACCGGCCGTTCACGGCGCTGATCGCGGCCTACGAGGACGTGCTGGCGGACCACCGGGACGGGAAGCGCAACCGGATCGTGGTGATCACGGACGGCGGGGCCGACGGGGACCTGTCGCCCGCCGACGCGAAGGCGCACCTGGAGGGGCTGAAGGTCGCGGGCAAGGACGTCGGGATCAGCGTGGTCGCGCTGGGGGGCGGCGCGGACGGGCCGGGGCTGTTCCAGGACATCACGAAGGCGTTCGGCGGCGGGACGGTGTCGGTGGTGGAGGACGGGAGCGGCGTGGACGCGGCGCTCGGTCAGGTGCTGGCCGGGCGGTGA
- a CDS encoding LacI family DNA-binding transcriptional regulator, with product MALRQVTLAEVARHAGVSLATASRVLNGSTRQVSDELRDKVVGSAEQLGYLPNAAAQALARNSSVLVGLVVHDIADPYFSSIAAGVTRVAEEAGMVLVLGTTNRDPAREVELVNTLRAHRARALVIAGSRTTDRASTARLAEEVAAFTAQGGRVACISQAKLGADTVVPGNRAGARALAKELAALGHRRFAVLSGPNDLVVARDRLSGFRQGLADAGLELPGQAVFPSEFTRDGGHRAVTDLLAAKTGATCVFAVNDVMATGAVAALRERGLDVPGDVSVAGFDDIPTLRDLQPPLSTVRLPLEQMGERAARLVLDEVGGPPRTVRVAGEVVLRASTARPAGTGLR from the coding sequence TTGGCGTTGCGGCAGGTCACGCTGGCCGAGGTGGCCAGGCACGCGGGGGTCTCGCTGGCGACCGCCTCGCGCGTGCTCAACGGCAGCACCCGGCAGGTCAGCGACGAGCTCAGGGACAAGGTCGTCGGCAGCGCCGAGCAGCTCGGCTACCTGCCGAACGCCGCCGCGCAGGCGCTCGCCCGCAACAGCAGCGTGCTGGTGGGCCTGGTGGTGCACGACATCGCCGACCCCTACTTCTCCAGCATCGCGGCCGGTGTGACGAGGGTCGCCGAGGAAGCTGGCATGGTGCTCGTGCTGGGCACCACGAACCGCGACCCGGCGCGCGAGGTCGAGCTGGTCAACACGCTCCGCGCGCACCGCGCCCGCGCCCTGGTGATCGCGGGCAGCCGCACCACCGACCGGGCGTCGACGGCGCGCCTCGCCGAGGAGGTCGCCGCGTTCACGGCGCAGGGCGGCCGGGTGGCGTGCATCTCCCAGGCCAAGCTGGGCGCCGACACGGTCGTGCCCGGCAACCGGGCGGGCGCCCGCGCGCTCGCCAAGGAGCTGGCCGCGCTCGGGCACCGGAGGTTCGCCGTGCTCTCCGGCCCGAACGACCTGGTCGTGGCCCGCGACCGCCTCTCCGGCTTCCGCCAGGGCCTGGCCGACGCGGGCCTGGAGCTGCCCGGCCAGGCGGTCTTCCCCAGCGAGTTCACCAGGGACGGCGGGCACCGCGCGGTGACCGACCTGCTGGCCGCCAAGACCGGCGCGACCTGCGTGTTCGCCGTCAACGACGTCATGGCGACCGGGGCGGTCGCGGCACTGCGCGAGCGCGGGCTGGACGTGCCCGGCGACGTGTCCGTCGCGGGCTTCGACGACATCCCGACGCTGCGCGACCTCCAGCCCCCGCTGAGCACCGTGCGGCTGCCGCTGGAGCAGATGGGCGAGCGGGCCGCGCGCTTGGTCCTGGACGAGGTCGGGGGCCCGCCACGCACGGTGCGCGTCGCAGGTGAGGTGGTGCTCCGGGCCAGCACGGCTCGACCTGCGGGAACCGGACTGCGCTGA